The Methylobacterium sp. PvR107 genome contains a region encoding:
- a CDS encoding ABC transporter ATP-binding protein, with the protein MTAVPNSDHVRLEAVRFAYGGSVGTPVLENLSLSVEEGAFVAILGPSGGGKSTVLKLLSGLIGPQGGTIRIDGTPVTGPRRDVGMVFQKPMLLPWRNVRDNVLLPAGFARTASKGERARADALLATVGLSDSVTLYPGQLSGGMAQRVGLARMLLHDPRLLLLDEPFSALDAMTREHLSLELQRLWMEERRTALFVTHSIPEALFLADRVVVLAGRPGRILADMPVLLPRPRTLETLSGAQFGTLALELRRLFDEAARPGARAA; encoded by the coding sequence ATGACGGCGGTGCCCAATTCCGACCATGTCCGCCTCGAGGCCGTTCGCTTCGCTTATGGCGGGTCGGTCGGCACCCCCGTCCTCGAGAACCTGTCGCTGTCGGTGGAGGAGGGGGCCTTCGTCGCGATCCTCGGGCCGTCGGGTGGCGGCAAGTCGACGGTGCTGAAGCTCCTGTCCGGCCTGATTGGGCCACAGGGTGGGACCATCCGGATCGACGGCACGCCGGTGACCGGCCCGCGCCGCGATGTCGGCATGGTGTTCCAGAAGCCGATGCTCCTGCCGTGGCGGAATGTGCGCGACAACGTCCTGCTACCGGCCGGCTTCGCGCGCACCGCATCCAAGGGTGAGCGCGCGCGTGCCGACGCGTTGCTGGCGACCGTCGGCCTCTCCGACAGCGTGACGCTCTATCCGGGCCAGCTCTCCGGCGGCATGGCGCAGCGGGTCGGGCTGGCGCGGATGCTGCTGCACGATCCGCGCCTCCTGCTGCTCGACGAACCCTTCTCGGCCCTCGATGCGATGACTCGGGAGCACCTGTCCCTGGAGCTGCAGCGCCTCTGGATGGAGGAGCGCCGCACGGCGTTGTTCGTCACCCACTCGATTCCCGAGGCGCTGTTCCTGGCCGACCGGGTCGTCGTGCTCGCGGGGCGGCCGGGCCGCATCCTCGCCGACATGCCGGTGCTGCTGCCGCGACCGCGCACCCTCGAGACGCTGAGCGGCGCGCAGTTCGGGACCCTCGCGCTCGAACTGCGCCGGCTGTTCGACGAGGCCGCCCGGCCCGGAGCCCGCGCCGCATGA